The following are encoded in a window of Halorarum salinum genomic DNA:
- a CDS encoding M24 family metallopeptidase, with translation MDPDLSTLDSLLAETGTDAYCIDAAGDDSNQLYLSGFDAPDPFFTAYTGESLALLVSGLEYGRARKESRADAVARLAEYDHHERVEEYGEAEGAARTCAAFLADLDVASALVPERFPVGLADGLRGRDVDVSVDHGDAVGTARAVKTDEEVESVKRAQRANEAAMRAAEDLIRAADVDADGTLVHGDEPLTSERVQEEIEVTLLRHGCALDETIVACGADAADPHDRGSGPLRANETVIVDVFPREKVSKYHADMTRTFVKGEASEEVRRRFDVTRRALEAAFDALEPGATGADVHAAVCDLYEEEGYETLRSDPTTETGFIHSTGHGVGLDVHEAPGLNPRGGELKPGHVVTIEPGLYDPAVGGVRIEDIAVVTEDGYENFTDYPVELELE, from the coding sequence ATGGACCCGGACCTCTCGACGCTCGACTCCCTCCTCGCGGAGACGGGGACCGACGCGTACTGCATCGACGCCGCGGGCGACGACTCGAACCAGCTCTACCTCTCCGGGTTCGACGCGCCCGACCCCTTCTTCACCGCCTACACCGGCGAGTCGCTCGCGCTGCTCGTCTCGGGGCTCGAGTACGGCCGGGCGCGCAAGGAGTCGCGGGCGGACGCGGTCGCCCGCCTCGCCGAGTACGACCACCACGAGCGCGTCGAGGAGTACGGCGAGGCCGAGGGGGCCGCCCGGACCTGCGCGGCGTTCCTGGCGGACCTCGACGTCGCGTCCGCGCTCGTGCCGGAGCGCTTCCCGGTCGGCCTCGCGGACGGCCTCCGCGGCCGCGACGTCGACGTGTCGGTCGATCACGGCGACGCCGTCGGGACCGCGCGGGCCGTCAAGACCGACGAGGAGGTCGAGAGCGTCAAGCGGGCCCAGCGGGCGAACGAGGCCGCAATGCGGGCGGCCGAGGACCTGATCCGCGCGGCCGACGTCGACGCCGACGGGACGCTCGTCCACGGGGACGAACCCCTGACGAGCGAGCGCGTCCAGGAGGAGATCGAGGTGACGCTGCTCCGACACGGCTGCGCGCTCGACGAGACCATCGTCGCGTGCGGCGCCGACGCCGCCGACCCGCACGACCGAGGGAGCGGGCCGCTCAGGGCGAACGAGACCGTCATCGTCGACGTCTTCCCGCGGGAGAAGGTCTCGAAGTACCACGCGGACATGACCCGGACGTTCGTGAAGGGCGAGGCGAGCGAGGAGGTCCGGCGGCGGTTCGACGTAACCCGCCGCGCGCTGGAGGCGGCGTTCGACGCACTCGAACCGGGCGCCACCGGCGCGGACGTCCACGCGGCGGTCTGTGACCTGTACGAGGAGGAGGGGTACGAGACGCTCCGCTCGGATCCCACGACCGAGACGGGGTTCATCCACTCGACGGGCCACGGCGTCGGCCTCGACGTGCACGAGGCGCCGGGCCTGAACCCCCGGGGGGGCGAACTGAAACCCGGCCACGTCGTCACCATCGAACCCGGGCTCTACGACCCCGCGGTGGGCGGCGTCCGCATCGAGGACATCGCCGTCGTCACCGAGGACGGCTACGAGAACTTCACCGACTACCCGGTCGAACTGGAACTGGAGTAG